Part of the Sulfobacillus acidophilus DSM 10332 genome, GGTCCAAAAAGCGGGCGATGCCAAACGGGACGATGGGCCAGTGGGCTTCGGGGTCCAGATTCATCAACGGGCCAAAGGCTCCATGGTCGAGTCCCCAGCGTGTTGTCGACGCTATTCGGGACCTGGTCGACGGGCTGGTTAAAATTTGCTCGACTAATGCCGCGTCTTCGGTGGGATGATAAGCGATATCATAATAGGCATCGGGAAAGCCGTCGTAGTCGTAAATCAGGGGAACGGGAGAAGCTTTGGCCATCGGGATTTGATGCCAGCCCTGAAAATGGGGCGAAACGGTGATCAGGGCGTCAATGCCGCGTTGCCGCCAGGCTTGACCGACTTGTTGCAAGGCGGTATGAATCGCCGTGTGGGGTAAAAATCCGGGCGCTTTTTCGGCCAGCGGGATAATCGTGGGCGTGTTCGGAACATAGGCGGCGGCAACAATCATCATGGACCCCTCATTTCCAAAATTTGCTTCAGCATACCATATCGCCGCCGTGGGCAAGATGGCAAATTCGGTGTGACTTACCGTTGCGTCGAGGGGATGAATTTGATATTCTTTCGATGGCGCACTTTGACGCCACAACACAGGTTTGATATGATGATGTCCTCAAAGCGAGGGCAAGGAGAGGTATGCGCCCGTAGCTCAGGGGATAGAGCAGAGGTTTCCTAAACCTTGTGTCGGTGGTTCGAGTCCTCCCGGGCGCACCAAACGTTTTTTGGTGACATATGACGCGTGGATGCGCCTAGCTCTTGAGGAGGCGCAACGAGCGGCAGACACCGGAGAGGTACCGGTGGGGGCCGTATTAATTGATGACGCGGGCCAGGTGGTGGCACGCAATCATAATCAACGGGAAACGCAGCAGGATCCGACCGCGCACGCGGAAATGCTCGTGTTGCGGGAGGGGGCTCAACGCCGCGGCAGTTGGCGGTTAACCGGGTATACGTTGGTCGTGACTCTGGAGCCGTGTGCCATGTGCGCAGGAGCCATTGTGCTGGCCCGCATCGACCGATTGGTCTTTGGGGCCTGGGACCCTAAGGCGGGAGCGGTTGAAAGTCTTTATCATCTGGTGACCGATCCCCGGTTAAATCATCGGGTGGAGGTTGTGCCGGGGGTTCTGGCGGAAACCGGCGGAATGCTCTTGAAGGAGTTCTTTCGGGCGCGACGTCACAAGTGAATAATGAATGCGGAGAGGTGTCTGAGCTGGTCGAAGGAGCCCGACTCGAAATCGGGTAGGCGGCTTATCCCCGTCTCGTGGGTTCGAATCCCACCCTCTCCGCCATGGATCTCATATGGAGGGGTGGCCGAGTGGTTTAAGGCGCACGCCTGGAAAGCGTGTTGGCGGGCCCAAACCTGCCTCGAGGGTTCGAATCCCTCCTCCTCCGCCATTTGGATTAAGCCATGGAGTTGCATCGATTGGGTCCCGCGCGGACGGCCCCTGTGAACCCCGTCAGGCCCGGAAGGGAGCAGCGGTAAGCAGATCGGCTGTGGTGCCGTGGGAGTGCCTGATCGGTGCAGCCCTATGGCTTAATTTTTTTTCTCGCGCACGGTACAATAGAAGGGCAACTGGAGGGACGGAACCGATGGCGCATCAAGCCTTATACCGCGTATACCGGCCCCGGACCTTTTCGGAAGTGGCCGGGCAGCGCCGGACCGTGGCCACGCTTCGGGAAGCGGTACGCCAGGGGCGGGTTGCCCATGCGTATTTGTTTGCCGGTCCCCGGGGGACCGGAAAGACCAGTATTGCCCGGATTTTGGCCAAAACGTTAAACTGTGCCGCTCCCACCGAAGCCGGCGATCCGTGCTTGACCTGTACCTCGTGTCAAGCGGTGGAACAAGGCAACCATCTTGATGTGATTGAAATCGATGCCGCGTCCAACCGCGGGATTGACGAAATCCGGGAGATTAAAGAACGGATTTATCACCAAACCGCCATGAGTCGGTATAAGGTGTACATCGTCGACGAAGTGCATATGTTGACACCGGAGGCCTTCAATGCGCTACTGAAAACCTTGGAAGAACCGCCAAGCCATGTGGTGTTTATCTTGGCCACGACCGAGCCGCAGAAACTGCCCGTCACGGTGTTGTCGCGTTGTCAACGATATGAGTTTCAACGATTAAGCTTGGAGGATATCGTGGATCGGCTGACCCGGGTCGTCCACGAGGAATCGGTTGCCTTTGAGCCGGAAGCGTTACAAATGATTGCCGACCATGCCGACGGCGCCCTCCGCGATGCGTTAAGCATGCTCGATCAGGTGATTGCGATGCATGGGGCGGTGCGCTTGGCGGATAGCATTGAGGTGTTGGGGGCGCTACACCCGGAGCGTTTGGCCACCCTCATCGGGGCATTGGGGCAAAGCGTGGACAGCGTGGTTCGAGCCCTGGCCGAATTGGTCGACGCCGGCGCCGATTATACGCGGATTTTGCGCGATACGGCTCGTCATCTGCGAGACGTCATGGTGTACCGGCTAGCAGGAGGTGCCGTATTTGCCCCCTACCGTCGGGAGTGGTTGGAAAGGGTCGATCGCGAGCTTCCTGCCGCCATACCGGAAGCGGCCTGGATTCAGGCCGCCGATGTGTTGGCGGAAGCCGAATCCCGTATCAAAGGGGGATTCCCCCCGGATTTGGCCACGGAGCTGGGGTTGTTTAAAGCGCAACAGCTATTGGCGGGAGACGCGACACGTGGACGGGAGCGCCCTCGACCCGAGGCTTTGGAACCGGCTTTCGTGCCGTCTTTCGCGGCCGCGCCGCCTTCAACCCCGCCGCCTCCGGCTACAGCGACTGTTCCGACACTCGAGCGGGCCAAAGGGTCCGGGCGCAGTCAAGAAGTGCTGGAATTGGTGCGCCGGGAGCGTCCGTCGACGTATGCGCTTTTGCAATCCGCCCAATTTGTCGACCTCGGCAATAATCAATGGGCCATCCAATTTGAATTTCCGGCCCATCTCAATTTGATGGAACAAACCACCAATCGGGACGTTTTTACCCGCGCGTTTAAGGCGGTGTTTGGGCCGGCGGCGGGGTTTCGCTTGGAAATCCGTCCGTCGGGCGACCAGGCGACCGGCCCGTCTCCCTTGGTGGAGGAAATCCGTCAATGGTTTGGTGAGGATGTACGGCTGGTGGGGTTTGACGAGGACGCTCGGGAAGATATGAATGGAGGGGATCCGCGATGAGTTTCAACCAGAACAATATGCAGAAAATGATGAAGCAGATGCAAAAGATGCAACAAGACGTCGCACGCGTACAAGAGGAACTGAAAACCGCGCAGGTTGAGGCGGTAGCCGGCGGTGGCGTGGTGAAAGCGGTGTTTAACGGGCATGGTGAAATTCAATCCCTGACGATTTTGCCCGAGGCGGTCGATCCCGAGGATGTCGAGATGCTACAAGATTTGATATTAGCCGCCGTGCGGCAAGGACAGGCGGATGCCCAGAAGCTGGCGGAAGAACGGTTGGGAGCTGTCACTCAAAATTTGCGTGTGCCCGGGATGCCAGGGTTATTCTAAATGTTATATCCGGAACCCATTCAAGACTTGGTGCAAGAATTGGCCAAACTACCCGGCATAGGGCCTAAAACGGCTCAACGATTGGCTTTTTTTCTATTAAACATGCCCAAAGGCGAAGCCGAGCAATTAGCCCAGGCGATTATCCAGGCGCGTCAGCGCATCCGCTATTGCTCGGAATGCTTCAATTTTACCGATGCCGATCCGTGTTTTATTTGTAAAAACCCTGCGCGGGACGCCGGCTGGATTATGGTGGTCGAGCACCCGAAAGATGTGGTCGCGATGGAAAAAACCCGCGAATTTAAAGGGCGCTATCATGTCTTGCACGGGGCGATTTCCCCCATGGAAGGGATCGGCCCGGACGAGTTGAAGATTCGCGAGCTGGTCACGCGGTTGGAGCGGGTGAACCCTAAAGAAATCGTCTTGGCGACCAGTTCCAGTTTGGAAGGGGAAGCCACGGCGCTGTATTTGGCCCGCTTATTAAAGCCGATGGGCTTTAAAGTCACGCGTATTGCGCGCGGCTTGCCCATGGGCGGCGATTTGGATTATACGGATGAAATGACCTTAACCAAAGCCCTGGAAGGCCGCCAAGACATCTAGGAACCAGGAACCTCTCGATCGACTATGGAATAAATTACCGTAGACGGTGAGGGGGGATTTGCATGAAAGGGTTAAAACTGAAGCCCCGATGGGAACAGCAAATTTTTTTTGACCCACCCGGGTGGGATCCGGAAAGTTGGCACACGCTGAGTCAACAATGGCCCCTGGTCGGACTACGACCGCTCCCAACGGCTCGTCGGGAACGACGTTGGCATGATCCGTGCACATGGCGTCGGGGGGCTACCTAATGCGGTCGGGCCGACGTCCCGCTAGCTGACGGCGAGGTGGACCATGAGTAAAATGAGGGCAAATTGCAACACGGCCTGAATGGTTACCAAGACGCGGTAGAGTTTCACCAGACGCGTGATGGTGTCTAGCGGGGGAACCGCTTGGCGCCCGGCCTGAAACACGCGGTAGTTGATGGGCAAAATGCCGCCTAACCCTTCCACGGTGAGAATCACCGTGATGGCACCAATCGCCCAAATGGCCGGAGCCGGTGCCTGATGGGGTGGGAAGTGCCCTAGCCAGTGACCCAGGGTCCATCCGCTAAACCCGACGGTAATGGCCAGAATGGGCATTAAAAAGAGCATGCGGGGCATTAATTGACTTACGACCTCCTGCCGTGCGGCGGGGTGAACCCGTTGCAACACGGGACCGAGAACCAATCCCATAAAGATATCGATAGCGGTCCACAAGAGGGCTCCCATGACATGTACCCAATCTAACCAAAAGAGGCTATGAAGCATGACCGCCGCGGCGAACCCGACCGGAAAGATCAGCACCCACGCGACGGAAGCAAATGCGCGACCTAACCCGAGCGAGGCCCTGAATGATGGAGCCGCAGCCGGTTTCATGGGGCATCACCTCGGCAACAACATTCGGGAACGGCGTCAGGAAATCCTTCCCAGGGTCGGGAAAAATCGTTCGACAACGCTCGTGTTTCTTGACCCTCATAAGGGGCTTGGGTACACTGACGCTCAGAGATATGGAGGAGGAGATGTGCGTGGTCCGGGTGCGCTATGCCCCAAGTCCCACGGGAACGTTACATATTGGCGGCGCTCGCACGGCGCTGTTTAACTTTTTATTTGCACGGCATCACGGCGGCCGGCTCATTTTACGGGTGGAGGATACCGACCAGTCCCGGCAGGTTCCCGATTCGGAAGCCCAGATGATGCGGGGGCTTCAAAGCTTGGGTATCGAGTGGGATGAAGGGCCCGATCGAGGGGGCGATTTTGGGCCGTACCGTCAATCGGAAAGGTTAGCGCGCCATCAGGAGCTGGCCAATCGACTATTGGCGGAGGACAAGGCCTACCGCTGCTATTGCACGCCGGAAGAACTGGAAGCCGAGCGCAAAGCGCGGCAAAAAGAGGGGCTTCCCCCTCGGTATAGCGGTCGTTGCCGCTTTTTGACCCCGGACGAAATCCGTCAGCGGGAGGGACAACCCTATGTCGTGCGGTTGAAAGTCCCGGACACGGGGGAGACCGTGGTGGAAGACCTCATTCGAGGGACGGTCCGCTTCGATAATCGGGTGCTCGACGATTTTATCATCATGAAACGGGATTATACGCCCGTATATAATTTTGCGGTGGTTGCCGATGACCACGATATGGCGATGACGCACGTGATTCGGGGCGAGGAACATCTCTCCAATACCCCGAAGCAACTGTTGGTCTATCAGGCCCTCGGCTTTCAACCGCCCCAATTTGCGCATTTACCCATGATTTTGGCGCCCGATCGCTCCAAGTTGTCCAAACGCCACGGGGCAACGTCGGTCGAAGAATACCGGGATCAAGGCATATTACCGGAAGCTTTGGCCAACTATTTGCTGTTGCTGGGATGGTCGGATCCCAACGGACGGGAATTTTTGACGCTGAAAGAGGCGGCCCGGTTGTTTACCCTCGACCGGGTGCAACATACCGCCGCGATCTATGACCAAAAGAAACTGGAGTGGATGAACCATCAATATTTGATGCAGCTGCCGCTCGAACGCGTGGTGGAGGCGGTGCGTCCGTTTATTACCTATGCGCTGGACAACGGTCCGCCGCTTTCGGATGCCGTCGCCTTGTCCCGCGAACGGTCGGCGACGTTGGTGCAATTGGCCGAGTCGATGCGGTTTTTGTATGAAGCGCCGCGGACGTTTGAAGCGAAAGCGGTGGCTAAGCAATTTACGGCCGGCGTGGACGAACTCCTAGAGGCGATTCGGGATCGGCTCTTGACCGTTACCCCTTGGGATCACGATCACCTGATGAACGCCTATGACCAACTGGCGGAAGCCCGCCAAGTCAAACGGGCCGTCTTAATCCATCCTACCCGGCTCGCCGTCACCGGACGGAGTGTGGGGCCCGGGTTATTTGAACTATTGACGCTATTAGGCCGGGACGAGACGGTCAAACGACTCCAATTTGCCGCGGACGCTCTGCGGACGGGCACGTTGGCGACCGACTAAACCGTTTTGCTGTTCCACACGCGTTGAAGGCGGCGGGCCCAAGCCGAGAGTCGCGGTTGCCGGTTGACGAGAAACCGGGCCGCGGCTTTTTGGTCCGTGCCGGAAAAACCCCATCCACGCGGCACGGACGCCATGAGGCTCAGTAAATCGTCCTCGGTCACGGCCCCAAGAATCGTTAGCGCTTCGTCAAACCGAAACGGATAGGGGACGCTGCGGGCGAGCGCGGTCAAGGGACCGATGGAGGGGATGGTGTCGCGCTGACGGGTGAGAATCGCCGGCGTCCAATCCGGTCCGCCCGGAAAGATAAATCCATGGTCGGCCATTAAAAAGCGGGGGACAGGATCCGGCGTCCACAAGAGATGGGAAAATTTGACGTCGTTATTGTAAACCCAGAGTTCGTAGAGGGCTAAAAGGGGCAAATCCGACCAGTTGGTCAGCCGAGTAAGCGGTGTGTCGGCCGAAAATTTGCGGGCGTTGGCTAAAAACCGCGTTCCGAATTGCCAGCCCGGATACCAGCGGAGACGGGTCAAAATCGGGATGTCGACCAGATGGCTCCGGTCGAGCGCCACCAAGACCACTTCGGGGACCGGGACGCCAAGCGCGGATGCCAATAAGGTCCCCACCCAGTCATTAATTAAGCTCCTGGTGGATTGCGGATTATGCTGCAATTTGACGTGCACGATCCGGCCATCCACCGTTTCCAGCAAAATCGGACGGGAGCCGCCGTGCCCGCCCCAGCCCAGATATCGACGGGGGGTGACCACAGGGACCCGATTCCACACGTAATCCACAAAATCCCTCCTGGGGACAAAAACACGACCGAAGACAACGCGGAGCAGCATGTCGGAAGGGGCATTCGCATATCATGCCATAGCCCCCGGATCGGGAACTGATTCGCTAAGGAGGTACAGGTGGTGAGCCCTTCCGAACATTGGACGTCTGAGGGTCTCGAACGGGCCGGGGAGTCTCCCCGAGCACCGCTCAAAGGTCGATTAGACCGGGAATTTTTGCACCAACGGGAATCGGACACCCGGGTGGTGCCGGAACCGTCGACCCCCGTCACGCCGCAGGCGGAAGTGCGCCCGCCGGTAGAACCTCCCGAAGTCAAAGATTCGGCGATCCCGTCTCCCGAAACACCGACGGCCGGCACGCCGGTACGGGGAGAACCGGTTCGCGCGCCTTTGGTGGAAGACCTTTTGCGAGTAGCCCGGATGTTGACGTCGCTGGCTTTGACCCTGGAATCTCTCGATGGGTTGATGCATCGGCTCCGGACCGACGAAGCCGGCGGTACCACATCCTTAACCGAACTGTTGTCGCGGTTGTCGCAAACCGGCGAGACCCAGCGGCCACGGGGCGATATTCAAGATTTATTGCGTCAATATTTGCAACGCTAAACCGTGCCGGGGCGGGAGAGACGGCGGTTCCCACCCCGGGGATTTCATCCATTTACCACCCGGAACCGGAACGCAGTAGGAACGGCAAAATTTCCAGGATATAGGGTACGCGCTCAATGGCTCCCACATTGTCCAAGGGGATGGATAGGCGTTCCCGAAACCCAAGGGAAATGCCTCCCGCCGACGCGTCACGGAGCAAGATAAAGTCGCTGCCCACAGCTTCTAACTTACCGACAATCACGATAGCATTGTCGACCGCATTGACAACACTCACCCGGACGATTTCGCCGACCAAACCCGCCGCATAGGCCGCGAAACTGGTCGGGATGGATGTCGGGTCGTCGCCGCCCGAACGGCTCTCTGATGAGCTGCTGGAGCTTGAACTGCCGAATCCGCCTTCCAGCAACAGGAGCAATGGCAGTAAATCTTGATGGTGGTCCCCACCTAACAGCAATAACGGCAACAAGTCATGAAGTGATGAGCTATTGCTCACGGTAATTTCCCTCCTCATAGGTTTGCTTTACGGTATGCCGACGGCACTCAAAGGGTTCCTTGATCGCTAGTCAGTGACAGATTTGGTAATAGTTGCATACCTTACCATGAACCCCGCATCTTTCGGCAGGGCTCAAACCGCTCAAGGATGAAATCGAGGAGGGTACGCCCATGGGTTATCATCATCACTCGCACCATCGTCACCATCGTCGGATTTCCCGTTTGTTGTTGCTGCTGTTATTGTTGGGGCGATTTGAACGCACGTCTTCCAGCTCGAGTTCCCATCGTCATCACCGCCATTGGGACGGTGGAGGGAACCACGGCGTGCCGGCCGTTCGGTCGTAACCGGAGAGCCTGGTCTCCCAAGAGATCAGGCTTTTTCCTGGTCATTCGTCAAATCAGGCCAAAAAGGCTAAAATGGGTCCACACCTATCGAAGGAGGACCGATGGAACCATGGCGGAAGGGGAAGTCCGGTTAAAACCGGGGCCGCATCGGGTGCTGGAAGGCTCACCCTGGGTATACCGGACAGAAATTGAACCGACGGAGGCGCGTCCCGGGGCGGTCGTGCGTCTCCTGTCGGCGCGTGGGCGCCTCTTGGGCGAAGGGTTTTATAATCCGCAATCGATGATTGCCGTGCGGATTATGACGTTTTCGGATGCCGAATCGGTTACGCCGGCGTTAGTGTCCCGCCGAATCCGGGAGGCCTGGGCGCTGCGGGAGGAATTGGTCGGCGATCGGGACGCTTACCGGTTAGTGCATGCGGAAGCCGACGGCTTACCGGGTTTGGTCATCGATCGATATGGGCCGGTGTTTGTCGTCGAAGTGACCTCGCTCGGGATGAATGCGTTTCTCCCGACGATTGTGGAAACCCTCGTCGAACGCGGCCAACCGCTTGCGATTTATGAACGGGGAGACTTACCCGTTCGCGATCGGGAAGGATTGCCGCGCGTCAATCGTATCTTATATGGTAGTGTGCCGGCCACCGTCGAGATTCATGAGCATGGGGTCATCATGCAGGTGAATTTGTTAGCTGGACAAAAGACCGGCCATTTTCTCGATCAATATGCCAACCGGGGTCGCGTCGGCGAATTGGCCGCAGGCCGACGGGTGTTTGACGCGTTTTGCCATACGGGGGGATTCGGGTTGGTGGCCGCTCGGCATGGCGCGCAAGAAGTGACAGCGATTGATATCGATCCGGAGGCCATCTTGCAAGCCGAACAAAATGCCCGGATCAACCGGTTGGATGACCGGATGCGTTTCGTAACGGCCAATGCGTTTGATTGGCTTCGACAAGCCAGTGATCAAGGCCCTCAATTTGATTTGGGGATTTTGGATCCGCCGGCGTTTACCAAATCCAAAGATCGGGTTCCCGAAGCTTTACGAGGGTACAAAGAGATCAATCTACGGGGCATGAAGCTGATTCGTCCCGGCGGCTTTTTGGTGACCTCGAGCTGTTCCTATCATGTGTCGGAAACCGAATTCATTCGTGTCGTGCAACAAGCCGGCCATGACGCCAAAAGGCGGGTGCGGATTTTGGAAATTCGTGGTCAAGGGGTGGACCATCCGGTGCTGCCGGCGTTATGGGAATCCCGTTATTTAAAGTGCCTGGTTCTGCGGATTGACTAAACAAAACCCTTCGAGCGATTCGAAGGGTTTTGGCTGCGATTAGTGGCTGCACGCGTTAGGGGCACCCGCCTGATCTTTGGTGCGGAACGAATGGCCACACCCGCAAGAGCTCACGGCATTCGGATTTTCGATGGAAAACCCGCCGCCCATTAACGAGTTGACATAATCGACTTCGATGCCGTCCAAAAGCGGGGCACTATCGGGGTCAATAACCACCTTAATCGGGCCGAACTGGAAGGTGTTGTCGGTCGGCTGAGGTTCATCCAAGGCCATCCCGTAGCTAAACCCGCTACAACCGCCCCGGGATACGTAAATCCGCAGTGCCAGATCTTCGCGATTTTTCATGGTCATAAATTCGCGAACTTTTTCGACGGCCGCATCCGTTAACGTAATCAAATCGAACCCCTCCTTGTAATTCGGAATTATAACATAGGCCTAGTCATCCGAAAAGGCATCGGCCGGAATTTTGACTTCATGTTCTAAATCTTGAAACACCTTGAGAAGGGCCGAGAGACCCTCAATCAGTTTGTCCCGATGTTCGGCGGATAATCGTTCGGCAAAGCGGGTAAATTGCTGTTCCCGACGGCGAAAAACCAAATCGGCCAACTGGCGTCCATAGGTGGACAAGCGCACCCGCACGACACGCCGATCGGTTTCGTCACGCTCTCGTCGGACCAGATTCATTTTAAGCAGCCGATCGACCAATCGCGTGGCGGCACTTTCGGTTAACCCGAGTTGATCCGCCAGTTCGCCCATGGGGAGATTTTTCGGTTCATAGAGGACAACCAAGGCGTTCATTTGGGCGGGCGTGACCTCCAACCCAATGAGTTCACGGGCGGCTTCGGCTTCTAAATAGCGCATGATACGCGGAAAAAGACGTTGAATTTGTTCCACAAACCATTGAATTTCGGTGTCCGCCATGGGTGTCCCTCCTTATGATATTCCTTCTATCATACCACAAATGGTTGACAAGGGCATTATTGTCCCATCGAAGTAAAAAACTTGTCGTTGACAAATATTGATGATGGTCTCTATACTGCAAACAACGACCAAACTCATGGGGGCGTATCAGAATGTTTATTAAAAAAGTGGCGGTGGTGGGCGCCGGGACGATGGGGGCAGATATTGCCTACGTGGTCGCGCAAGCCGGGATTCCGGTGGTGTTGAAAGACGTGACCGAGGAATTATTGCAAAAAGCGTCCACGCATATTCAAGAGCTTTTCTCCTCACGCGTCGCGCGAGGCCGGATGTCACCGGAAGATGCGGCCGACCGGCAGGGGCTGATTCACTATACGACGGATCTGGCCCCGCTTAAGGACGTCTCGTTGGTCATTGAGGCGGTCACGGAAAAATTGTCGGTCAAGCAGGCGGTGTTGCAAGAGATCGCCGCGGTCGTTTCCCCGCTGACGGTGCTCGCTTCCAATACCTCGGCGCTCAGCATTACCGCGTTATCGGAGGCGGTGTCCCGTCCCGAACGGGTGGCGGGTTTTCATTTCTTTTATCCCGCCCACATGATGAAACTGGTAGAGGTCATCCGGGGCGAGACCACCGACGAGGAGACGGTATCGACCCTCGTTCGTTTTGCTGAGGAAATTCGAAAAATTCCGGTCGTGGTCAAAGAGTGTCCCGGGTTTGTCGTCAACCGGGTGCTGATGGCCGGCATGGCGGAAGTCCTGCGGTTTCAATCGGAGACCGGCGTCCCGTACGGAGAGATTGATCAGGCCATCACGGCTCATAAATTGGCGCCGATGGGGCCTTTCGTGTTAGCCGACGCCTTAGGGCTGGATGTGGCGCTGGCGGTGTCCAAAACCTTAACGGCGGCCTACGGTGACCGCTTTCGGCCGGGCCCGCAACTAGAGACGTTGGTCTCTCAGGGCCACTTAGGGGTTAAGACGGGACAGGGTTTTTATTCCTATCGGTAAAGTTGGAGGGGCGGAGATGGAGAAAACATTGGAAGATCAATTAATCGAGCGATTTACGTTGGCCACGTTTTTGGAAAGTGTCCGCTTATTCGA contains:
- a CDS encoding Extradiol ring-cleavage dioxygenase class III protein subunit B (PFAM: Catalytic LigB subunit of aromatic ring-opening dioxygenase~COGs: COG3384 conserved hypothetical protein~InterPro IPR004183~KEGG: tac:Ta1117 homoprotocatechuate 2,3-dioxygenase related protein~PFAM: Extradiol ring-cleavage dioxygenase, class III enzyme, subunit B~SPTR: Homoprotocatechuate 2, 3-dioxygenase related protein), with protein sequence MIVAAAYVPNTPTIIPLAEKAPGFLPHTAIHTALQQVGQAWRQRGIDALITVSPHFQGWHQIPMAKASPVPLIYDYDGFPDAYYDIAYHPTEDAALVEQILTSPSTRSRIASTTRWGLDHGAFGPLMNLDPEAHWPIVPFGIARFLDLAEHVAFGQALEIATGSRQVALVATGSLLHRLDYWGHPPDQLDDETLNALDAVIARLLAADWDALWHMPDDWMKRLAPEGDLKPLAVLSGALSTPIRTHHWAHALEYQAASLDVVTFESD
- a CDS encoding CMP/dCMP deaminase zinc-binding protein (PFAM: Cytidine and deoxycytidylate deaminase zinc-binding region~COGs: COG0590 Cytosine/adenosine deaminase~InterPro IPR002125~KEGG: ace:Acel_2018 tRNA-adenosine deaminase~PFAM: CMP/dCMP deaminase, zinc-binding~SPTR: Cytidine and deoxycytidylate deaminase;~manually curated) codes for the protein MVTYDAWMRLALEEAQRAADTGEVPVGAVLIDDAGQVVARNHNQRETQQDPTAHAEMLVLREGAQRRGSWRLTGYTLVVTLEPCAMCAGAIVLARIDRLVFGAWDPKAGAVESLYHLVTDPRLNHRVEVVPGVLAETGGMLLKEFFRARRHK
- a CDS encoding DNA polymerase III, subunits gamma and tau (PFAM: ATPase family associated with various cellular activities (AAA)~TIGRFAM: DNA polymerase III, delta' subunit; DNA polymerase III, subunit gamma and tau~COGs: COG2812 DNA polymerase III gamma/tau subunits~InterPro IPR003959:IPR012763:IPR003593~KEGG: sth:STH13 DNA polymerase III gamma and tau subunits~PFAM: ATPase, AAA-type, core~PRIAM: DNA-directed DNA polymerase~SMART: ATPase, AAA+ type, core~SPTR: DNA polymerase III gamma and tau subunits;~TIGRFAM: DNA polymerase III, subunit gamma/ tau), which gives rise to MAHQALYRVYRPRTFSEVAGQRRTVATLREAVRQGRVAHAYLFAGPRGTGKTSIARILAKTLNCAAPTEAGDPCLTCTSCQAVEQGNHLDVIEIDAASNRGIDEIREIKERIYHQTAMSRYKVYIVDEVHMLTPEAFNALLKTLEEPPSHVVFILATTEPQKLPVTVLSRCQRYEFQRLSLEDIVDRLTRVVHEESVAFEPEALQMIADHADGALRDALSMLDQVIAMHGAVRLADSIEVLGALHPERLATLIGALGQSVDSVVRALAELVDAGADYTRILRDTARHLRDVMVYRLAGGAVFAPYRREWLERVDRELPAAIPEAAWIQAADVLAEAESRIKGGFPPDLATELGLFKAQQLLAGDATRGRERPRPEALEPAFVPSFAAAPPSTPPPPATATVPTLERAKGSGRSQEVLELVRRERPSTYALLQSAQFVDLGNNQWAIQFEFPAHLNLMEQTTNRDVFTRAFKAVFGPAAGFRLEIRPSGDQATGPSPLVEEIRQWFGEDVRLVGFDEDAREDMNGGDPR
- a CDS encoding UPF0133 protein ybaB (PFAM: Uncharacterised BCR, YbaB family COG0718~TIGRFAM: DNA-binding protein, YbaB/EbfC family~COGs: COG0718 conserved hypothetical protein~HAMAP: Uncharacterised protein family UPF0133~InterPro IPR004401~KEGG: tjr:TherJR_0069 hypothetical protein~PFAM: Uncharacterised protein family UPF0133~SPTR: UPF0133 protein TherJR_0069;~TIGRFAM: Uncharacterised protein family UPF0133), whose product is MSFNQNNMQKMMKQMQKMQQDVARVQEELKTAQVEAVAGGGVVKAVFNGHGEIQSLTILPEAVDPEDVEMLQDLILAAVRQGQADAQKLAEERLGAVTQNLRVPGMPGLF
- a CDS encoding DNA replication and repair protein RecR (PFAM: Toprim domain; RecR protein~TIGRFAM: recombination protein RecR~COGs: COG0353 Recombinational DNA repair protein (RecF pathway)~HAMAP: Recombination protein recR~InterProIPR015967:IPR006171:IPR000093:IPR003583:IPR 006154~KEGG: toc:Toce_2146 DNA replication and repair protein RecR~PFAM: Toprim domain; Zinc finger C4-type, RecR~SMART: Toprim domain, subgroup; Helix-hairpin-helix DNA-binding motif, class 1~SPTR: Recombination protein recR;~TIGRFAM: RecR protein), which translates into the protein MLYPEPIQDLVQELAKLPGIGPKTAQRLAFFLLNMPKGEAEQLAQAIIQARQRIRYCSECFNFTDADPCFICKNPARDAGWIMVVEHPKDVVAMEKTREFKGRYHVLHGAISPMEGIGPDELKIRELVTRLERVNPKEIVLATSSSLEGEATALYLARLLKPMGFKVTRIARGLPMGGDLDYTDEMTLTKALEGRQDI
- a CDS encoding hypothetical protein (KEGG: mse:Msed_1207 hypothetical protein~SPTR: Putative uncharacterized protein), producing the protein MKPAAAPSFRASLGLGRAFASVAWVLIFPVGFAAAVMLHSLFWLDWVHVMGALLWTAIDIFMGLVLGPVLQRVHPAARQEVVSQLMPRMLFLMPILAITVGFSGWTLGHWLGHFPPHQAPAPAIWAIGAITVILTVEGLGGILPINYRVFQAGRQAVPPLDTITRLVKLYRVLVTIQAVLQFALILLMVHLAVS